Genomic window (Bradyrhizobium sp. 186):
CTGCTCGAACACCCCCCGCTCTACACCTCCGGCACCTCGGGCAAGGCATCGGACCTGCTCGATGCCCGATTCCCGACTTTTGCCAGCGGGCGCGGCGGACAGCTCACCTATCACGGCCCCGGCCAGCGGGTGGCCTACGTCATGCTCGACCTCAAGCGCCGCCGGCCGGACGTCCGGGCCTATGTCGCGAGCCTCGAGGAATTGATCCTGCGCACGCTCGCCGCCTTCAACGTCCACGGCGAGCGGCGCGAGGACCGGGTCGGCGTCTGGGTCAGGAGGTCCGACAAGGGCCCCGACCACGAGGACAAGATCGCGGCCATCGGCGTCCGGCTGAAGCGCTGGGTCTCGTTCCACGGCATCGCCATCAATGTCGAGCCGGAGCTTGCGCATTTCGCAGGCATCGTGCCCTGCGGCGTCGCCGACCCCCGCTACGGCGTCACCTCGCTGGTCGACCTCGGCCAGCTCGTGACCATGGCCGATGTCGACATCGCGCTCCGGCAGGCCTTTGAGGAGCTGTTCGGGCCCACAAAGGCGCTGGTGCCGGAGGCGGCTGCCTAGGCGCATCCGTTTCGGAGACCCAAGCGCGCTTGTTCTCCGCCGGCGCGGAATCCGCTATGCTTGATTCCGGTGTCGCCCACGCCTCCCCCCTCCGCCGGGAAGTACAGATCATGCCGGGCGAATTGATCTTTGGGCCGCCTGTTCGAGCGCCAGGCATAAGGAGGGATTGCGATCATGCTCGCAATGGGAGGTTCTCACGATGAGATTGTATGCGCCCATCTATCATTTGAAACGCAAAGCGAAGCGCCTGTCCCGCGAGGAAGGCATTCCGCTCCACGATGCGCTTGACCGCGTCGCTGCGGCTGAAGGGTTCAGCGCCTGGAGCATCCTCGCAGCGAAAGCCGCTGCGGCGACGCCGGCCAACAGGCTGTTCCCCCAGTTCAGGCCAGGTGACCTGGTACTGGTCGGAGCGCGCCCCGGCCATGGCAAGACCCTGATGAGCCTCGAACTTGCAGTGGAGGCCATGAGGTCGGGCCATCGCGCGGCATTCGTCTCGCTCGAATACACCGAGAGAGACGTTCTGGATCGCTTCCGTGCGATCGGCGTGGACCCGGCGCAATTCCGTGAACTGTTCGACGTCGATTGCTCCGACGCCATCAGCGCCGATTATGTCGTGAAGCAGATGGCCGCGGCTCCCCGCGGCACATTTGTCGTGATCGACTATCTGCAACTGCTCGATCAGAAGCGGGAAAACCCCGATCTGACTGTTCAGGTGCGCGCGCTGAAATCATTCGCACGCGACAAGGGACTGATCGTTGTCTTCATCTCGCAGATCGATCGATCGTATGATCCGTCGATCAAGCCCTGCCCCGACCTCACGGATGTCAGGTTGCCGAACCCGCTTGACCTGAAGCTGTTCGACAAGACGTGTTTCATGAACAAGGCCGAGGTTCAGTTCCGGGCGGCGAGCTGACAATCCCCGCCCCAAACGGCTCAGATCGCGGGCGAATCCGTTCACCCGCGACCTCCGGCATCAAGCCTTCTCCAGCGAAACCTCGAGCTTGCCGGCGATGTACCGCCGCTCCTGGGTCAGGCCGCCAAAACCGTAGGCATCGCCCCTGACCTCATCGATATGCAGATAGGTCTCGGGATGCAGCGGGCCCAAAATCTCGGCCATGCGCTTGAACATCGCGGCGAGATAGGCGGCCTTCTCGTCCTTGGTGTTGGTGCCTTCGCTGACGTGGATATCGATCCAGTAGCTCGCAAGCTTCTGCTCGGCGAGCGACTTTCCGCCTGCGAACCAGTCGCCCGCCTCGACCGGCTTCACGACGATGGCGGTGACCTTGGGATCCTTGTGCAGGATTCTTGCGGTGAGCTCGGACACCGCGCTCGCGATGTCGGCCTTCAGCGAGGCGGATTGGCGGGAGGTGGTGTAGGACACGGTGATCAGGGGCATGTCGTTCTCTTCAATGCCGCGGGCTGTTTGCGCGGCGTCTCAGGAAAGCTAGACCTCCTCCATTTTGGTACCTTATCTACACTGATACCAGTGATAAGCATTAATAATGACATCCATCCTCGACATCACCACCGTCCAGGCCTTCCTGCTGATCGCCGATCTCCAGAGTTTTACGCGCGCTGCCGAGGCGCTTGGCACGACGCAAGCGGCTGTCAGCCTCAAGCTGCAACGGCTGGAGACGCTGCTGGGAAAGCGCCTCGTCGAACGCTCGCCGCGCGCCGTCCGACTCACTGCCGACGGCGCCGGCTTTCTCGATCGCGCCCGTACGCTGATAGAGGCCCATGACCGCGCACTCTCGGGAGAAGCATCTGCCGCGCAGTCGCTCTCGCTCGGCATTTCAGATCACGCCGCGGGTCCGGAGCTGGTGCCGCTGCTCGAACGCCTGCATGCGATGTCCTCACAGCTGACCCTCGCCGTCACCATCGGCTTCTCGCGCGAGATGCAGGGTGCCTATGACGCGGGCCGGTTGGATGCGGTAATCGTCCGGCAGGAAGGCAGCCGGCGCGGCGGAGAAAAACTCGCCGAGGACGAGTTCGGCTGGTTCGCGGCAAGACGTTTCGCCCTGCCGCGCGGCGAGCCGCTGCCGCTTGCGACACTCGCCCCGCCCTGCGGGGTTCGCGCGATTGCCGTGCGCGCACTCGACAAGGCCGGCATCGCCTGGCGCGAGCGTTTTGTCGGCGGTGGCGTCACTGCGGTCGTTGGTGCCGCGCTTGCGGGCCTCGCAGTCGCGCCACTGGCGCGACGGATCGCACCGGCCGGACTGGTCGACATCGGGTCGGCCCACAAGCTGCCGAAGCTCGGCAGCTCGAAGGTCATGTTGCACTCCAAGGTCAGCGACCCCGCAAAACTGGCGGCGTTGCGTGCGGTGGCGGCGACGTTCCGGAGCGTGGCGGCGGCTTGACGGGCCCATTTTCAGAACAGGCCGCTGGGGCGGGCCGGGGCTTGCATACTGATTTGCCTAAAAATATCCCAGAGTGCGGGAACAATCCCCGGGGTGCTTGCGTTTCTCCGGGTCCAGGCAGGGTTCCGGAATCGTGAGAAAATCCAGTCAGCAGAGAGACTTGTTCGAGAGTGAACGCAGTTTCCGGCTGTTGGTCGAAGGGGTGGCGGACTACGCGCTATATATGCTCGACCCTGGCGGGACCATCACGAGCTGGAACATCGGCGGCGAGCGCATCAAGGGCTATTTGCCCGAAGAGATCCTCGGCCAGCATTTTTCCCGCTTCTACACCGAGACCGACCGGGCGAATGGCAAGCCTGCCCGCGCGCTCGGCATCGCACGGGAAAAGGGCCGCTACGAGGAAGAAGGCTGGCGCGTCCGCAAGGACGGCACCTTCTTCTGGGCGAGCGTGGTGATCGATCCGATCTACGAAGACGGAGATTTGGTCGGCTTCGCCAAGATCACGCGCGACATCACTGAGCGCCGCAATGCGCAGCTCAAGCTCGAGGCGATGCAGAAGCAGCTCGCCGAGTCGCAGAAATTCGATGCGCTCGGCCAACTTACCGGCGGCGTCGCCCACGACTTCAATAACCTCTTGATGATCATCAGCGGCAGTCTCCATGTGCTGAAGAGGGGAACCGCCGACGACGCCAAGCTTCAGCGCGCGATCTCCGCGATCGAGACCGCGACCAAGCGCGGCGCCGCATTAACCAACCAACTCCTCACCTTCGCGCGGCGGCAGAGCGTCAATCCGCAGGCGATCGATTTCGCCGACCGCATCACGGGCATCCGCGAGGTGCTCGACGCCGGCATCGGCAGCTCGGTGCGCCTCAGCTTCGACGTCGACCGCGACGTCTGGTCAGTCAAGGCCGATGTCTCCGAGCTCGAAACCGCCCTGCTCAATCTCATCATCAATGCTCGCGATGCCATGCCCGACGGCGGCACGGTGACGATCCGCGCGCGCAACGTCGTGCAGACCGAGCCGCCCCACGCCGGCGAGTTCGTCGGGATCGACGTCGCCGACAACGGGTTCGGCATTCCCACCGACGTGCTCGACAAGATCTTCGAGCCGTTCTTCACGACCAAGCCGATCGGCAAGGGCACCGGCCTGGGGCTCTCACAGGTGCACGGCTTCGCCCATCAGGCCGGCGGTACAGTCAAGGTCGCAAGCGAGCTCGGCAAGGGCACTACCTTCACCATCCTCCTGCCGCGCGGAAAGACCGCGCCATCCCGCGAAACGGCGGAGGCGCCATCGTTCCGTGGCAGCGGCACGGTGCTGCTGGTCGAGGACAATCCGGACGTCGCCGTCGTCAGCATCGGCCTTTTGGAGCAGCTCGGCTATCACGTACGCCGGGTCGCCGATGCCGAAGCGGCATTGCGCGAGATCGAGAAGAACGGCGTCGACTTCGTGTTCTCCGACATCGTGATGCCCGGCAAGATGGACGGGCTCAGCCTCGCCCATCACCTGCGCGAGATCCGGCCCGGCCTGCCGATCCTGCTCGCCACCGGCTACAGTGAAGTCGCCGCTAACGTCCGCGGCGATTTCCAGATCCTGCGAAAACCCTACGAGATCCACGAGCTGAGCGAGGCGATCGCCAAGCTGCCAAGGTGATGGCCGGCTTCTTCACCTCGCCCCGATTGCGGCAGGGCGATCGAATACGACCCGAGAGTTTTGGGCGCTAATGCCTCCACGGCGTCATGGCCGGGCTTGTCCCGGCCATCCACGCCTAGCCACGCGGAACGAAGAACGTGGATGCCCGGGACAAGCCCACGGCTGTCCGGTTCAGGCAAAACGGTTGCAACGAGACGCATCGACTC
Coding sequences:
- the lipB gene encoding lipoyl(octanoyl) transferase LipB, whose protein sequence is MVNSPQYPRQHLDLTSFSASAGEPVEWRISDAPVPYPEAVAAMETRVAAIAAGEAPELVWLLEHPPLYTSGTSGKASDLLDARFPTFASGRGGQLTYHGPGQRVAYVMLDLKRRRPDVRAYVASLEELILRTLAAFNVHGERREDRVGVWVRRSDKGPDHEDKIAAIGVRLKRWVSFHGIAINVEPELAHFAGIVPCGVADPRYGVTSLVDLGQLVTMADVDIALRQAFEELFGPTKALVPEAAA
- a CDS encoding DNA helicase, coding for MRLYAPIYHLKRKAKRLSREEGIPLHDALDRVAAAEGFSAWSILAAKAAAATPANRLFPQFRPGDLVLVGARPGHGKTLMSLELAVEAMRSGHRAAFVSLEYTERDVLDRFRAIGVDPAQFRELFDVDCSDAISADYVVKQMAAAPRGTFVVIDYLQLLDQKRENPDLTVQVRALKSFARDKGLIVVFISQIDRSYDPSIKPCPDLTDVRLPNPLDLKLFDKTCFMNKAEVQFRAAS
- a CDS encoding 4-oxalocrotonate tautomerase family protein, coding for MPLITVSYTTSRQSASLKADIASAVSELTARILHKDPKVTAIVVKPVEAGDWFAGGKSLAEQKLASYWIDIHVSEGTNTKDEKAAYLAAMFKRMAEILGPLHPETYLHIDEVRGDAYGFGGLTQERRYIAGKLEVSLEKA
- a CDS encoding LysR family transcriptional regulator — encoded protein: MTSILDITTVQAFLLIADLQSFTRAAEALGTTQAAVSLKLQRLETLLGKRLVERSPRAVRLTADGAGFLDRARTLIEAHDRALSGEASAAQSLSLGISDHAAGPELVPLLERLHAMSSQLTLAVTIGFSREMQGAYDAGRLDAVIVRQEGSRRGGEKLAEDEFGWFAARRFALPRGEPLPLATLAPPCGVRAIAVRALDKAGIAWRERFVGGGVTAVVGAALAGLAVAPLARRIAPAGLVDIGSAHKLPKLGSSKVMLHSKVSDPAKLAALRAVAATFRSVAAA
- a CDS encoding PAS domain-containing sensor histidine kinase produces the protein MVRKSSQQRDLFESERSFRLLVEGVADYALYMLDPGGTITSWNIGGERIKGYLPEEILGQHFSRFYTETDRANGKPARALGIAREKGRYEEEGWRVRKDGTFFWASVVIDPIYEDGDLVGFAKITRDITERRNAQLKLEAMQKQLAESQKFDALGQLTGGVAHDFNNLLMIISGSLHVLKRGTADDAKLQRAISAIETATKRGAALTNQLLTFARRQSVNPQAIDFADRITGIREVLDAGIGSSVRLSFDVDRDVWSVKADVSELETALLNLIINARDAMPDGGTVTIRARNVVQTEPPHAGEFVGIDVADNGFGIPTDVLDKIFEPFFTTKPIGKGTGLGLSQVHGFAHQAGGTVKVASELGKGTTFTILLPRGKTAPSRETAEAPSFRGSGTVLLVEDNPDVAVVSIGLLEQLGYHVRRVADAEAALREIEKNGVDFVFSDIVMPGKMDGLSLAHHLREIRPGLPILLATGYSEVAANVRGDFQILRKPYEIHELSEAIAKLPR